ATTAAAATTTTAGTAGCATCAATATTTTTTTTTAAAATAGGATTTCTAATAGATGAATCAGTTAACAAGTCTACTTTTCTTTGAAAAAAGAGTTCAAATTTATCCCAAATACTAATTAGCGACTCTCCTCGTTCAATGAGATCTTGATTATCAATTTCTATCAATAAATCGATATCACTAGAATCGTCATTAAATTGATCGGTTATAGA
This genomic interval from Tamlana carrageenivorans contains the following:
- a CDS encoding nucleotidyltransferase family protein → MELLCLEIKNGYISIMDLKESIKYKMTEFLSLCKSHNVKTLYAFGSSITDQFNDDSSDIDLLIEIDNQDLIERGESLISIWDKFELFFQRKVDLLTDSSIRNPILKKNIDATKILIYDGQKQEISI